In a genomic window of Methylovirgula sp. 4M-Z18:
- a CDS encoding DUF899 domain-containing protein, translated as MTMHTTGTRQQWLKARIDLLAAEKELTRRSDELAQQRQRLPWVRLDKDYRFDTDTGTATLAHLFRGRSQLLVYHFMFGPDYSAGCPSCAAIADGFNGFAVHLENHDVSLAAVSRAPLAKLQAFKRRMGWTFSWASSFGSDFNTDFSVMFTPEQQSAGIEYNYRKAPASAQVVESKQVQERTRSDGENPVAQVSKQAGTDPATFLRDLPGMSAFALDDGVVYHTYSTYARGLDGLWGAYQWLDRAPLGRNEHGFWWRHHDKYGAEAAKVA; from the coding sequence ATGACTATGCACACCACCGGAACCCGGCAACAATGGCTCAAGGCTCGGATCGATCTGCTCGCCGCGGAAAAAGAACTGACCCGGCGCAGCGACGAACTCGCGCAGCAGCGGCAGCGGCTGCCCTGGGTTCGCCTCGACAAGGATTACCGTTTCGACACCGATACAGGCACGGCTACGCTCGCGCACCTGTTCCGCGGACGCTCGCAATTGCTGGTCTATCACTTCATGTTCGGGCCGGACTACAGCGCAGGCTGCCCGTCCTGCGCGGCCATCGCGGATGGCTTCAACGGGTTTGCGGTGCATCTGGAGAATCACGACGTGTCGCTTGCGGCCGTGTCGCGTGCACCGCTGGCGAAGTTGCAGGCCTTCAAACGTCGCATGGGCTGGACGTTCTCCTGGGCGTCGTCGTTCGGCAGTGATTTCAATACCGATTTCAGCGTCATGTTCACGCCGGAACAGCAAAGCGCGGGCATCGAATACAACTACCGCAAGGCGCCGGCTTCCGCGCAAGTGGTGGAGAGCAAGCAGGTGCAGGAGCGCACACGCAGCGACGGCGAAAATCCCGTCGCCCAGGTCTCCAAGCAGGCGGGCACCGATCCAGCGACGTTTTTGCGCGATCTCCCGGGCATGAGCGCCTTCGCGCTGGACGACGGCGTGGTCTATCACACCTACTCGACCTATGCGCGTGGCCTCGACGGCCTGTGGGGCGCCTACCAATGGCTCGACCGCGCACCGCTCGGGCGCAACGAACACGGCTTCTGGTGGCGTCATCACGACAAGTATGGGGCGGAAGCCGCGAAGGTGGCGTAG
- a CDS encoding alpha/beta fold hydrolase, producing MAAEIDAVKNIVLVHGANTDGSGWRGVYDILKKDGYRVSVVQEPLTGLSDDVAATKRVIDQQDGPIILVGHSYGGTIITVAGADPKVRALVYVAALQPDVGETTNQLAASIPGDIPASDIKPTKDGFLFVDPSKFAADVATDLPPAQAAYMANAQMPVAAAAFDAPVSVAAWHDKPSYGIVATADRALNPMLARWMYKRSGAKITEIKGSHLVYISQPDLVAGVIETAAHAVAENTTKTQ from the coding sequence ATGGCTGCCGAGATTGACGCTGTGAAAAACATCGTTCTGGTACATGGCGCGAACACTGATGGTTCGGGATGGCGCGGCGTCTATGACATCCTGAAAAAAGACGGATACCGTGTGAGCGTCGTGCAGGAACCTCTTACGGGGCTATCCGACGACGTTGCGGCCACGAAGCGTGTCATCGACCAGCAAGACGGACCGATCATACTTGTCGGCCATAGTTACGGCGGCACCATCATCACGGTCGCCGGCGCTGATCCGAAAGTTCGGGCGCTGGTCTATGTCGCGGCATTGCAGCCTGACGTGGGCGAGACGACAAACCAACTCGCCGCGTCGATACCGGGGGACATACCGGCCAGCGACATAAAGCCGACCAAGGATGGCTTCCTCTTCGTCGACCCCTCCAAATTCGCGGCCGACGTCGCGACCGACCTGCCGCCGGCCCAAGCAGCCTACATGGCCAACGCGCAGATGCCGGTGGCAGCGGCCGCATTCGACGCGCCGGTTTCGGTTGCCGCTTGGCACGACAAGCCCAGCTACGGGATCGTTGCCACGGCAGACCGTGCGCTCAACCCCATGCTTGCACGCTGGATGTACAAACGCTCAGGCGCCAAGATAACCGAGATCAAAGGCAGCCACTTGGTCTACATCTCTCAGCCCGATCTCGTCGCCGGCGTCATCGAAACGGCGGCCCACGCTGTCGCAGAAAATACAACAAAGACTCAGTGA
- a CDS encoding YgaP family membrane protein: MIYRKNLPGWERAVRLIASLFMAFCAWRLGMTPVGIFFGIMAASAVLTAFFGFCPACAMAGRRLVKSAGRPS, from the coding sequence ATGATATACCGTAAAAATCTTCCTGGTTGGGAGCGTGCCGTTCGGCTCATCGCTAGTCTTTTCATGGCATTTTGTGCTTGGCGGCTTGGTATGACGCCTGTCGGAATCTTTTTTGGCATCATGGCGGCCAGCGCCGTTCTTACAGCCTTCTTCGGATTTTGCCCGGCATGTGCCATGGCCGGTCGGCGCCTAGTGAAATCAGCCGGAAGACCAAGCTGA
- a CDS encoding uracil-DNA glycosylase family protein, translating to MRKSSELTALEAEIGRCRVCVEHPAGRPLPHEPRPVVRLSATARIVLAGQAPGTRVHASGMPYTDPSGDRLRAWMGVSAEEFYDVSRIAIVPMGFCFPGLDAKGGDLPPRRECRRTWHDRTFALMPQVRLVVAIGLYAQDYHLPRLGWADWKTKSLTETVAAFAAFQDAPVPVIPLPHPSWRNNAWIKKNPWFERDLLPVLRSEVRALL from the coding sequence ATGCGCAAGTCGTCCGAACTCACCGCCCTCGAGGCTGAGATCGGCCGGTGCCGAGTCTGCGTCGAGCATCCTGCCGGGCGCCCCTTGCCCCACGAACCTCGTCCGGTCGTGCGCCTGTCGGCGACGGCGCGGATCGTTTTGGCCGGGCAGGCGCCGGGAACGCGGGTTCATGCCAGCGGCATGCCCTATACCGATCCGTCGGGAGACCGCCTGCGCGCCTGGATGGGCGTGTCCGCGGAAGAATTTTACGATGTTTCCCGTATCGCCATTGTACCGATGGGATTCTGCTTTCCTGGCCTCGATGCGAAGGGTGGGGATCTGCCACCCCGGCGCGAATGCCGCCGGACTTGGCATGACCGGACTTTTGCGCTGATGCCGCAGGTGCGGCTTGTCGTGGCCATCGGCCTCTATGCGCAGGATTATCATTTGCCGCGCCTCGGCTGGGCCGATTGGAAGACCAAATCGCTGACCGAGACGGTCGCAGCTTTCGCCGCGTTTCAGGACGCACCTGTGCCGGTTATTCCATTGCCGCACCCTTCCTGGCGCAACAATGCCTGGATCAAGAAAAATCCGTGGTTCGAGCGCGATCTTCTGCCGGTGCTGCGCAGCGAGGTGCGGGCCTTGTTATAG
- a CDS encoding DUF1326 domain-containing protein, whose translation MTYVDWSIRGPEIANCNCSFGCPCQFNALPTNGDCRAMTAVRIDEGHFGDVDLGGLAFCGMFAWPKAIHEGNGEAFVVISDHANEAQRNALLTILTGQETVPGATIFNVFAPTFAKMHEPVFAKIEFDLDLDKRIGSVRVADVIDTAIEPIRNPVTADEHRVQVVLPHGFEYRMAEFASGNTRAKGPIALMLDKSHSHLAMLHLTTNGVA comes from the coding sequence ATGACGTATGTCGATTGGTCCATCCGCGGACCGGAAATTGCGAACTGCAATTGCAGTTTTGGCTGCCCCTGTCAGTTCAACGCTTTGCCGACCAACGGCGATTGCCGAGCGATGACGGCCGTGAGAATCGACGAAGGTCATTTTGGAGACGTCGATCTCGGCGGCTTGGCCTTCTGCGGCATGTTCGCCTGGCCGAAAGCGATTCACGAGGGCAACGGCGAGGCATTCGTCGTCATCAGCGATCACGCCAACGAGGCGCAGCGGAATGCCCTGTTGACGATTCTCACCGGGCAGGAAACCGTCCCCGGCGCGACGATCTTCAACGTTTTTGCGCCAACTTTCGCCAAGATGCACGAGCCCGTCTTCGCCAAGATCGAGTTCGACCTTGATCTCGACAAGCGCATCGGCAGCGTGCGCGTTGCGGACGTGATCGACACTGCGATAGAGCCCATTCGCAATCCTGTGACGGCCGACGAACACCGGGTGCAGGTCGTGCTGCCCCACGGCTTCGAATATCGCATGGCGGAGTTCGCCAGCGGCAATACCCGCGCTAAAGGCCCCATCGCGCTTATGCTCGACAAATCCCATTCGCATTTGGCCATGTTGCATTTGACGACGAACGGCGTCGCCTAG
- a CDS encoding MBL fold metallo-hydrolase — protein MKLTIVGCGDAFNTNARGHTCFKLETPRANAIIDFGGSAMLSWQKLNLSTNDIDIVVISHLHGDHFGGLPFLLLECHFASQRTKPLVLAGPPGFGDRLKLLMDALYAGHMNMNWNFPLKIHEFEVGVQTKLCGLDIVTTEVRHGSGAPAMAIRIADGERVFAFSGDTGWTDKLLQVADGADLFLVECGSAPGRPVDTHIDWPTLRQKAPHLRAKHKIVTHLTRGSEVLLPEMKATGFTVAQDGLVLTV, from the coding sequence ATGAAACTGACTATCGTCGGCTGCGGCGACGCTTTCAACACCAATGCGCGTGGGCACACGTGCTTCAAATTGGAAACGCCCCGTGCCAATGCCATTATCGATTTTGGCGGCTCGGCAATGCTGAGCTGGCAGAAACTGAATCTTTCCACGAATGACATCGACATAGTGGTCATCAGCCACCTGCACGGCGACCATTTCGGCGGCCTGCCGTTTCTTCTGCTTGAATGCCATTTTGCTTCGCAGCGCACCAAGCCGCTGGTTCTCGCCGGCCCGCCGGGATTTGGCGATCGGCTAAAGCTTCTGATGGATGCGCTGTATGCCGGCCATATGAACATGAACTGGAATTTTCCTTTGAAAATCCATGAGTTTGAGGTTGGTGTTCAAACTAAATTGTGCGGTCTCGACATCGTGACCACCGAAGTCCGGCACGGCTCCGGCGCACCGGCGATGGCCATCCGGATCGCCGATGGCGAGCGCGTTTTTGCCTTTTCCGGCGACACCGGCTGGACCGATAAATTGTTGCAAGTCGCCGACGGCGCCGATCTCTTCCTGGTGGAATGTGGTTCGGCCCCCGGCCGGCCGGTCGACACGCATATCGATTGGCCGACGCTGCGCCAGAAGGCGCCGCATTTGCGCGCCAAGCATAAGATCGTCACCCATCTGACGCGCGGCTCCGAAGTGTTGTTGCCCGAGATGAAAGCGACCGGTTTCACCGTCGCCCAAGATGGCCTCGTCCTCACGGTGTAA
- a CDS encoding RNA polymerase sigma factor has protein sequence MAIHRVDDWLLGKAIEGDVLALERLLAVVRPDLSRYARRHCQSQDVEDAVQDALWIINQRLGSLRSLSSFAGWAFQIVKRLCLNLNKVSMRLAHAEFDGHHVDATQNPETRMIVISAIASLPPHYREALLLFDFLGHSAGEVSHTLGIGEAAARARLHRARMMVREDFADVGPLAQGIANGIR, from the coding sequence ATGGCCATTCACAGGGTTGATGACTGGCTGCTAGGGAAAGCTATCGAGGGGGATGTTTTAGCCCTTGAACGCCTTCTCGCTGTGGTTCGACCCGATCTTAGCCGCTATGCACGGCGACATTGCCAATCCCAGGATGTCGAGGATGCGGTGCAGGACGCGCTTTGGATCATCAATCAGCGGCTCGGGTCGCTGCGCAGCCTTTCGTCGTTCGCCGGGTGGGCGTTCCAGATCGTCAAGAGGCTTTGCCTTAATCTGAATAAAGTCTCGATGCGGCTGGCTCACGCCGAATTCGACGGACACCACGTCGACGCGACGCAAAACCCGGAGACGCGGATGATTGTGATCTCCGCCATTGCTTCGCTTCCGCCGCATTATCGAGAAGCTCTTCTGCTCTTCGACTTCCTTGGGCACAGCGCCGGAGAGGTATCTCACACGTTGGGGATCGGTGAGGCGGCCGCCAGGGCTCGCCTGCACCGAGCTCGAATGATGGTGCGTGAGGACTTTGCCGACGTGGGCCCTTTAGCGCAAGGGATTGCCAATGGCATTCGGTAG
- a CDS encoding Kelch repeat-containing protein, translated as MARLFWTQKQDIGPSARGDSGMAYDSAAARMVLFGGRGLASEGLNDTWEWDGEDWTQVEDIGPPRRSGHGMAYDSTRRRTVLFGGATSSGPFADTWEWDGESWTQVADTGPSARSGHAMTFDSARKRVILVGGHGGSTALGDTWSWDGSEWTQEEDAGLPPRAAHRIVYDTIRNRIVLFGGSSFSSAKQWVDTSDWLHPFSGYYTTVMVTTPLADTWEFDGTRWTHVADTGPAARFLSGFAYDGAEAVLFGGITSGDTDGATWSWNGKFWTQRQDMGPGGRAAMAMAYDAGRKVVVLFGGWTAGGQTIFGDTWELSQRDVAPAGGG; from the coding sequence ATGGCCCGGCTGTTTTGGACGCAGAAGCAAGACATTGGCCCTTCGGCGCGGGGCGACTCCGGCATGGCGTACGACTCGGCAGCGGCGCGAATGGTGCTGTTTGGCGGTCGGGGGCTCGCCTCAGAAGGACTCAACGATACTTGGGAGTGGGACGGGGAGGACTGGACCCAGGTAGAAGATATAGGTCCGCCACGCCGAAGCGGTCATGGGATGGCATACGACAGCACACGAAGGCGAACGGTTCTTTTTGGCGGAGCTACGTCATCTGGCCCTTTCGCGGACACGTGGGAATGGGACGGCGAAAGCTGGACCCAAGTCGCAGATACGGGTCCCAGCGCTCGGAGTGGGCACGCTATGACCTTCGACAGTGCTCGGAAGCGCGTGATTTTGGTGGGCGGGCATGGAGGTTCCACTGCCTTGGGCGATACTTGGTCATGGGACGGCAGCGAATGGACCCAGGAGGAGGACGCGGGTTTGCCACCACGCGCTGCCCATAGAATCGTGTACGACACAATACGCAATCGCATTGTCCTGTTCGGCGGCAGCTCGTTCTCCAGCGCAAAACAGTGGGTCGACACATCGGATTGGCTGCACCCCTTCAGCGGCTACTACACAACAGTGATGGTCACGACTCCATTGGCCGACACATGGGAGTTTGATGGGACACGCTGGACTCATGTGGCGGACACCGGACCGGCGGCTCGCTTTTTGTCTGGATTCGCATACGATGGCGCAGAGGCCGTGCTGTTTGGCGGAATAACGTCCGGTGACACCGACGGTGCGACATGGTCGTGGAACGGCAAGTTCTGGACGCAGCGTCAGGACATGGGCCCAGGAGGCCGTGCGGCCATGGCAATGGCCTATGACGCGGGTCGCAAAGTAGTGGTTCTATTTGGCGGTTGGACTGCGGGCGGCCAAACGATTTTTGGAGACACGTGGGAACTGTCTCAACGTGATGTCGCGCCAGCCGGCGGCGGATGA
- a CDS encoding HEAT repeat domain-containing protein — MNRAPPSWMVSGFEAAIADPASVEATLQSPELTGLARFVPSEHVAPLIDKMLALLSDERPLIPERASVVLTEIATGERAGPVVDKLLPLLAGPHINQKIAAADALGGLAIGDRANSVTDKLIPLLASPLTFTKLRTAAVRNLSRLANGPRAGEVVEQFLRILDTSHDIEEKEAVVQGLGTLATGEQAGRVIERLLPLLLDSDPGVQNAAGQALGRLATGKQAEPVLNNVLPLLDFSSTNVQAAAAVAVGQIATQQNADRVIDRLLPLAGASEPWVSRQAEKAIIDIATRNPDISAIDKLLEALQRPGTAERVGAERILGQLATGERADSVVDKVLPLLDASDPLVRATSIQVLGQLATGERADKVVDRLIPLLDGPELFLRTPVVQALGRLATGERARRVFDKLDKLMLRNDLSDARPEMVRAMGELAPTERVGLLVDGFLPLLDDIDTFTRDAAVQALGKLATGEQEGPVLDKLMPLLGYSFDEASNVRLAIANLGPGGIGTAVTAVRLIDGRDDEAVGRLRAAAHVVTGSDAKNEGSELLLAWVGRPAALPVGSVEDNPLQAHKVLKLLTENWVALSKETGARVEVENSAMTVIQAACQSRRQMRNPADFSRAMVGWFRDLPTKGPFRQCWTPEQRATVEQLLTHLKEVHSPHATALEEELKGEDQAPIGLWATRSFGLWTLFWLAFLIAYPWSRTIQAIFFWNPRVRAMMSLWFIPLLLLIFPPLKRRLLAPFRDDLVAQARLGDLSKLGYFADGRGRFGGGEPLAIAPMLTKLRGVVVLQADSGLGKTSLLRTMAAQTSRPVAFLHARDCADGVDAAICHIIQNVQETGFIRGLVHTRSLFVIVDGLNEVSADTREKIGAFAREMSKGDVIVATQPIEWRPPPNARTLELLPLNRAEATDFIESRPVGSDSNQPCHGQDFKVAAQAFVSRALDNAPSQIEREASMLILSNPFDLTFAAELVARGIKPSATMLIDEAFRLATQNYQEVAKIPFPLRAFGRHAVKMRSEDRNWLNPDEFVAEAPFLLAQRLLVSRALQSAQGIENRLLFRHDRVWDFFIAAAFADDPDFWTQYAGDARFHGAFLRIAESWDPEHAKKVRDQLNLAAANSGDHSTSDEFIKRLEKRLRAKKRNTARDDL; from the coding sequence ATGAATCGCGCGCCGCCGAGCTGGATGGTAAGCGGCTTTGAAGCGGCAATCGCCGATCCGGCGTCGGTGGAGGCCACGCTACAAAGCCCCGAATTGACCGGTCTTGCGAGGTTTGTTCCATCCGAACATGTAGCGCCTCTGATCGACAAGATGTTAGCGCTCCTTAGCGACGAGAGACCGCTAATCCCAGAGCGCGCATCCGTGGTATTGACTGAGATTGCCACTGGGGAGCGGGCCGGCCCTGTAGTCGACAAGCTACTGCCGTTGCTCGCCGGACCGCACATCAATCAGAAAATTGCCGCAGCTGACGCGCTTGGTGGGCTCGCGATCGGGGACCGTGCCAACTCTGTAACCGACAAACTCATTCCCCTGCTCGCGAGCCCCCTTACTTTTACTAAGCTTCGGACTGCCGCCGTGCGTAACCTTAGTAGGCTTGCGAACGGACCGCGCGCTGGCGAGGTTGTTGAGCAGTTTCTGCGGATACTCGATACAAGTCACGATATCGAAGAAAAGGAGGCAGTGGTCCAGGGACTTGGCACTCTTGCGACCGGGGAACAGGCGGGACGAGTGATTGAGCGACTGCTTCCGTTACTTCTCGATTCAGACCCAGGAGTGCAGAATGCAGCTGGGCAAGCACTTGGAAGGCTTGCGACCGGAAAACAAGCAGAGCCGGTGCTAAACAACGTCCTCCCACTGCTCGACTTTTCTTCTACTAACGTGCAGGCGGCGGCAGCTGTGGCGGTCGGTCAGATTGCAACGCAACAGAATGCAGACCGAGTTATTGACAGGCTGTTGCCGCTCGCTGGTGCTTCAGAGCCGTGGGTGAGCCGGCAGGCAGAGAAAGCCATTATCGACATCGCGACGCGGAATCCAGATATTTCGGCGATCGACAAACTGCTAGAGGCCCTTCAGAGACCAGGTACGGCCGAGAGAGTCGGGGCGGAACGAATCCTCGGCCAGTTGGCAACAGGCGAGCGCGCGGATTCCGTTGTTGACAAGGTGCTGCCACTCCTAGATGCGTCAGACCCCTTGGTAAGAGCCACATCGATCCAAGTCCTCGGCCAGTTAGCAACAGGCGAGCGCGCGGACAAAGTGGTCGATAGGCTGATCCCCCTCCTTGACGGGCCAGAACTCTTTTTAAGAACCCCGGTAGTGCAGGCGCTCGGCCGATTGGCGACCGGGGAGCGTGCTCGCCGCGTGTTTGATAAGCTCGATAAGCTGATGCTGCGCAACGATTTATCGGACGCAAGACCCGAGATGGTGCGAGCAATGGGCGAGTTGGCGCCTACGGAGCGTGTTGGCCTCCTTGTCGATGGATTTCTGCCTTTGCTTGACGACATCGATACGTTCACTCGAGACGCAGCGGTCCAGGCGCTGGGCAAGCTTGCTACCGGCGAGCAGGAAGGCCCCGTGCTTGATAAGTTGATGCCGCTTCTTGGGTACTCCTTCGACGAAGCCTCGAATGTTAGGCTGGCAATCGCAAATCTTGGACCTGGAGGCATAGGTACGGCGGTCACCGCAGTCCGACTCATCGATGGTCGCGATGACGAAGCGGTCGGTCGGCTACGGGCCGCGGCGCACGTTGTCACAGGATCGGACGCCAAAAACGAGGGCAGCGAGTTGTTACTTGCTTGGGTGGGGCGTCCGGCCGCCCTGCCGGTGGGTTCAGTCGAAGACAATCCTTTACAGGCCCATAAGGTTCTTAAGTTGCTGACCGAGAATTGGGTAGCTTTGTCCAAGGAAACCGGCGCTCGCGTGGAGGTCGAAAACTCGGCGATGACCGTGATCCAGGCGGCGTGTCAGTCTCGACGCCAAATGCGCAACCCTGCAGATTTTTCCCGGGCTATGGTGGGCTGGTTCCGCGACCTGCCGACCAAGGGACCGTTTCGTCAGTGCTGGACGCCAGAGCAGCGAGCAACGGTCGAACAACTTCTAACCCATCTCAAGGAGGTCCATTCGCCTCACGCGACGGCCCTTGAAGAGGAGCTCAAAGGCGAAGACCAAGCTCCAATTGGACTCTGGGCAACGCGGTCGTTTGGACTTTGGACGCTGTTTTGGCTCGCATTCCTCATCGCCTATCCGTGGTCGCGAACCATACAGGCAATCTTCTTTTGGAACCCGCGGGTCCGGGCGATGATGAGTCTCTGGTTCATCCCGCTTCTTTTGTTGATCTTTCCGCCACTGAAGCGGCGCCTGCTCGCACCGTTTCGCGACGACCTTGTCGCTCAGGCTCGCCTCGGTGATCTATCCAAACTCGGCTATTTCGCTGACGGTCGCGGCCGCTTTGGCGGTGGAGAGCCTCTGGCCATTGCGCCTATGCTGACAAAGTTGCGAGGCGTTGTCGTACTTCAAGCGGATTCTGGGCTGGGTAAAACCAGTCTGTTAAGAACAATGGCTGCGCAAACGAGCCGGCCGGTCGCGTTTCTTCATGCGCGTGACTGCGCCGACGGCGTTGATGCGGCTATCTGCCATATTATTCAAAATGTGCAAGAAACAGGCTTCATCCGTGGTCTCGTTCACACGCGTTCGCTTTTTGTAATCGTGGACGGCCTGAACGAGGTCTCGGCAGACACACGCGAAAAAATCGGCGCCTTTGCGCGGGAGATGTCAAAGGGCGATGTCATCGTCGCCACGCAGCCGATCGAGTGGCGACCGCCGCCAAATGCGCGCACGCTTGAACTATTGCCCCTTAATCGGGCGGAGGCCACGGACTTCATAGAGTCTCGCCCGGTCGGATCTGATTCAAACCAGCCTTGTCACGGGCAAGACTTCAAAGTGGCAGCGCAAGCGTTTGTTTCGCGCGCGCTCGACAACGCGCCTTCCCAAATCGAGCGCGAAGCATCGATGTTGATATTGTCCAACCCGTTCGACCTTACCTTTGCCGCCGAACTGGTCGCGCGGGGTATTAAGCCTTCAGCTACTATGCTAATCGACGAGGCGTTCCGGCTCGCTACACAGAACTACCAAGAGGTTGCAAAAATCCCGTTTCCCCTTCGGGCCTTCGGTCGGCACGCTGTTAAAATGCGCAGCGAAGATCGCAACTGGTTGAATCCTGATGAATTCGTTGCAGAGGCGCCGTTTCTCCTAGCCCAGCGATTGCTGGTTTCCCGGGCATTGCAAAGCGCTCAGGGTATCGAAAACAGGCTGCTGTTCCGGCATGATCGAGTATGGGATTTCTTTATCGCAGCGGCTTTCGCCGATGATCCGGATTTCTGGACACAATATGCTGGTGATGCTCGCTTCCATGGCGCCTTTCTTCGGATCGCCGAGAGCTGGGATCCTGAGCACGCCAAGAAGGTCCGAGATCAATTGAACCTAGCTGCGGCGAATTCGGGGGACCATTCTACAAGCGATGAATTCATTAAGCGGCTCGAAAAGCGGCTCCGCGCGAAGAAACGTAACACTGCAAGGGATGACCTGTAG
- a CDS encoding DUF2182 domain-containing protein — translation MSDAMLERALARDRWIVGGCVALAAAVAWAWLWRQSLEMTGNSMAASSMPDMDMGGAMMVSTSDAGPYLISAFIMWFLMMIAMMLPAAAPMILLYGGLARNARAKGATFAPTFVFAGLYLAVWAGFSGLAAITQWLLVRSGVVSQMTLSLGDQRIAGTLLMAAGLYQLTPLKRYCLESCRSPLSFLMRLWAPGWRGAIRLGLAHGMYCLGCCALLMSLLFAFGVMNLSWVAALALFVVVEKILPLGVRFGYGMGIAAAISGAAMVVGIGISR, via the coding sequence ATGTCTGATGCAATGCTCGAACGCGCGCTCGCCCGCGACCGCTGGATTGTCGGCGGTTGCGTTGCCCTCGCGGCTGCCGTCGCCTGGGCATGGCTGTGGCGACAAAGCCTCGAAATGACTGGCAATTCAATGGCGGCGTCGAGCATGCCCGACATGGACATGGGTGGCGCGATGATGGTCTCGACCTCCGACGCCGGCCCCTATCTCATAAGCGCTTTCATCATGTGGTTCCTGATGATGATCGCCATGATGCTGCCTGCAGCAGCACCAATGATTCTGCTTTACGGTGGTCTAGCGCGAAATGCGCGCGCCAAGGGAGCCACGTTCGCGCCAACCTTTGTTTTTGCGGGTCTTTACCTCGCAGTATGGGCTGGCTTTTCCGGGCTCGCCGCCATCACCCAGTGGCTGCTGGTGCGATCCGGCGTGGTTTCGCAAATGACACTCTCGCTTGGCGACCAGCGTATCGCCGGCACCTTGCTGATGGCCGCGGGTCTCTATCAATTGACGCCGCTGAAGCGCTATTGTTTGGAAAGCTGCCGCTCTCCACTGTCCTTTTTGATGCGCCTATGGGCGCCCGGCTGGCGGGGCGCCATCCGCCTCGGACTGGCACACGGGATGTATTGTCTGGGCTGCTGCGCGCTTTTGATGTCACTCCTTTTCGCTTTCGGCGTCATGAATTTGAGCTGGGTTGCTGCGCTCGCGCTATTTGTCGTGGTCGAAAAGATCCTCCCACTCGGCGTGCGCTTTGGCTATGGCATGGGCATTGCTGCAGCGATTTCCGGTGCAGCTATGGTCGTGGGCATCGGCATTTCAAGGTGA